From one Cucurbita pepo subsp. pepo cultivar mu-cu-16 chromosome LG17, ASM280686v2, whole genome shotgun sequence genomic stretch:
- the LOC111778697 gene encoding protein SRC2-like, which produces MALNTDPMCLDINIVSARGLTGVDPASKPKLYVVVSFFGAAVNQQRARTNVDKDGGGNPTWNFAVKFAVDVEAVKQGIEGSLVFALKYEDGRGDRDLGEVHVSVAELLQSAGDEKSMRYVAVSYPVRKPSGETVGVLNFEYKFGGSPASDTPPAGFPTR; this is translated from the coding sequence ATGGCTCTAAATACAGATCCCATGTGTTTAGACATTAATATAGTTTCAGCCAGAGGCCTTACTGGAGTTGACCCAGCGTCCAAACCCAAGCTATACGTCGTCGTTTCATTCTTCGGCGCCGCGGTGAACCAGCAGAGGGCTCGGACCAACGTGGACAAGGACGGCGGCGGAAATCCTACGTGGAACTTTGCAGTGAAATTCGCCGTCGACGTGGAGGCAGTAAAGCAAGGTATAGAGGGTAGTCTTGTCTTTGCTCTTAAATACGAGGATGGGAGGGGAGACAGAGATTTAGGGGAAGTCCACGTGTCGGTTGCGGAGCTTTTGCAGTCTGCTGGAGATGAAAAATCCATGCGATACGTTGCCGTTTCGTATCCGGTTAGAAAACCGTCGGGAGAGACGGTGGGCGTGTTGAATTTCGAATATAAATTTGGTGGTTCTCCGGCGAGTGATACACCGCCGGCTGGTTTCCCCACGAggtaa
- the LOC111779248 gene encoding flowering-promoting factor 1-like protein 1, translating into MSGVWVFKNGVVRLVEDAGVDKADGGQRSTYRRKVLVYSPTEEVMTSYAELEQKLTALGWERYYDDPDLLQFHKRSTVHLISLPKEFAKFKSMHMYDIVVKNRNHFEVKDA; encoded by the coding sequence ATGTCTGGCGTTTGGGTGTTCAAAAACGGCGTCGTTCGTCTGGTGGAGGACGCCGGAGTGGATAAGGCGGATGGCGGGCAGAGGTCGACGTATCGCCGGAAAGTGCTGGTGTATAGTCCGACGGAGGAGGTGATGACGTCATATGCGGAGCTGGAACAGAAACTGACGGCGTTGGGTTGGGAACGTTACTACGACGATCCAGATCTGCTGCAATTTCACAAGAGATCAACGGTCCATCTCATTTCTCTACCCAAAGAATTCGCCAAGTTCAAATCCATGCACATGTACGACATCGTCGTCAAAAATCGAAACCATTTCGAAGTTAAAGATGCCTAA
- the LOC111778271 gene encoding vesicle-associated membrane protein 724, with amino-acid sequence MSQDSFIYSFVARGTMILAEFTEFTGNFPAIANQCLQKLPSANNKFTYNCDHHTFNFLVEDGYAYCVVAKESLSKQISISFLERMKTDFKKRYGGGKADTAVAKSLNKDFGPVMKEHMKYIIEHAEEIEKLIKVKAQVSEVKSIMLENLDKAFERGDNINTLADKTENLRDQAQTYRGQGTKLRRKMWYQNMKIKLVVLGILLALVLIIWVSICHGFNCTN; translated from the exons ATGAGTCAAGACTCGTTCATTTACAGCTTCGTGGCTCGAGGAACCATGATCTTAGCCGAGTTTACCGAGTTTACCGGAAATTTTCCGGCGATTGCGAATCAGTGCCTTCAGAAGCTTCCTTCTGCTAACAATAAGTTCACTTACAATTGCGACCATCATACCTTTAATTTCCTCGTCGAAGATGGTTATG CTTATTGTGTTGTGGCGAAAGAATCTCTCAGTAAGCAGATATCCATATCGTTTTTGGAACGGATGAAAACTGACTTTAAGAAACGATATGGGGGCGGTAAAGCCGATACTGCTGTTGCGAAGAGTCTTAATAAGGATTTCGG ACCAGTTATGAAAGAGCACATGAAGTATATCATCGAACACGCTGAAGAGATCGAAAAGTTGATAAAGGTGAAGGCGCAAGTATCGGAAGTTAAGAGTATAATGTTGGAGAATCTTGACAAG GCTTTTGAGAGAGGTGACAACATCAATACTCTAGCTGACAAAACGGAGAATCTTCGAGATCAG GCGCAGACTTACAGAGGACAAGGAACCAAACTGAGAAGGAAGATGTGGTATCAGAACATGAAGATAAAGCTAGTTGTTCTTGGGATATTGTTAGCTCTTGTGCTCATAATTTGGGTTTCCATTTGTCATGGATTCAATTGCACCAATTAA